The Natrinema saccharevitans genome includes the window CGAACCCGACGGTGACGTCGGCCGGGTCAGCCCCGGCGACGTCCGCCGTGACGAACAGTTCGCCCTCGTGTTCCCGGGTGGCGACGTGGTGGTCGCTCGAGGGACCCGAGGACCGAACGCGACGGTTCCGTAATCGATCGCGGGCGGCCGTCTCCTCGCCCGGCCCCTCACCGAACGAACGCCGCTCCGACGACGTGTCGCGGGTGAGATCGCCGCCGGAGCGGATCGAGATGTCGTAATCGAAGACCGCCCGGTCGCTCCGGCGACGGCCCGCGGTCGACGTCGTATCGCCCTCCAAAGACTCCAGTGCGGACAGCAGGCTCGAGAGCCAGCTGTCGTTCTCGTAGTCGCTGTCGTCGGCCGATTCGTCCCGGTCGCGGTCGTCGGGGGTGCTATCGGTCATTATCCTTTCACCTCTACGCGGCCGCTCGAGAGCCGTTCGTGAACGTCACGGGCGACCTCGAGGTCCGCCTCGAGTCGCTCCTTGCGACGCCGGTACTCGTCCTCGTCGCGCTCGCCGAGTTCGTACAGCAGTTGGTTTTCCTTGAGCTGGGCCTCGAGGGACTCGATATCGTACAGTTCATCGAGCGCGATCGAGTGGAGGGCGTTGACGATGCCGACGAGCGGTCGGAACAGGAGGTCGTCGAGGACGAACATGGTTACTGGGTGCCGATCTTCACGTCGACGAAGCTGTAGGGCGCGAACGGCCCGGTGTACCGGACCATAAGTTCGTCGTGGTCGTCCTCGACGCGGGCGATCTCGTCGTCGAACGCCGCCCGGTCGTCCTCGGCGACGAGATACGAGCGGTTGTATACGAGCCGGTCGCTGAACAGGTCGTTCTCGACGGTCTGCGCGGCGATGGGATCGAGGCGCTCGCCGACCTCGGCCTCGATCGCCTCGCGGTCGACGTCGGCCCCGTCCTCGCTGACGAGTTTGAGCCCGAGTTCGACTTCGCCCTCGATGTCGCTTATCGCGCGTCGGAACGCGGGTCGCGCACCGCGCAGGACGTTCTTCAACGCCCGGTCGCTCTCGAAGGCCATGCCGAACTGCATCGGGACGACGGTCGTGCCACCGTCGTAGTCCATGATCTCGCGGAGGACCTCGTCGTGGCGCTGTGCATCCTCGTCGGTCTCCTCGGGGTCGGTGGTGTCGATGTCCGAGACGACGGCCCCGAGCCGGCGATGCGAGATGGTGTAGACCCGCTCGGCACCGGCGACGGCCTCGGTCTCGAACTCGACGGTGTCGGCTTCGACGACGCCGTAGACGTATCGATTACTCATCGTTTCAGTAGGGGTGATAGCAGTACTCGTTCGAACGCTGTGGAGTACTCGCGTATCGTCGGGGCTACACCACCGTCTCGGGTTACCGTGGTGCTTGCAGTCGCAGTCCCCGTCGCCCTCGCGCTCGTGAGTTCGTTGCCGGCCGAACCGCTTCCGCTGGCTTGCGGTCGCAGTCCAAGCCGTGTTACGGACTCCCGCTGAAGAGCGGGTGTATGGCACAGCCACAACGAAGGCCCGACTCCTCGAGTCTCGCGGAAGTACTGGACCGCGTCCTCGACAAGGGCGTCGTCATCGACGTCTGGGCGCGGATTTCGGTCGTCGGGATCGAACTCCTGACCATCGAGGCCCGCGTCGTGGTCGCCTCGGTCGACACCTTCCTGCACTACGCGGAGGAGATCGCAAAAATTGAGCAGGCCACGGCGGAGGGCGACCTCGACGAGCTGGAGGAACTCGAGGTCGAGCCCCGCCCCGAATCGTCGCCGCAGTCCGCGGAGTAGCCCGCCATGGCAGACGCCACGTCGCGCAAGCGAACGGTCCGCGGCGCGAAGATCCGGGCCAGTCGCGAGCAGAAGGACGGCCACAGAGCGAAAAAAGAGCTCGCGCGAACGGCATCGAACGTCGGCGAACGCAACGGCGACAGTCCCCTCTCCGACCCCGGGCGTCGTCCCCGACCCGTTCGTCGAGACCGAACTCGAGATCGTCGTCGGCACCCGGGCGGCGATCACCGCCGCGCAGGGGCTGACCGTCTTCGACGGCCACGACGGGGACGGCGAGCTCGACGACGAGACGCTGACCCACGTCTTCACGGACGTCCTCGCGCCGAAGGTCGCCGGCGAGGACGGCGGCGACATCGAGGCGTTGCGAACGCGAATCGGCGAGACGATCTGAGCCGAGACGGAGGCGATCGACCGACCCAGATACCAATGGCCGAAGCCGACACGCAATCACGAGCGCAGCGCAAGGCCCGCACGGCGGACGGTGAGCGCTGCTCGCGACCGGCCGGCGAGGACGGCTTCTGCTACCAGCACGACGAGAGTGATCCAACAGTGAGCGACAGTCAAGCGAGTCAGGAGGAGGAACAGGGCGAGAGCAAGGAAATCGAGGAGCCCCGCTCTCGCGGAACGACCCACATGACCGCCGACGAGATGACCGACCCCGACGAGGTCGAGGCGGAGGTCGACGTCGAACAGGAGGAGATCGCGGGCATCCTCGCCGTTCGCGAGACGGTCCAGTCGACCGCGGGCCAACTCATCGGCCACGAGTTCGACGGCGTCAGCGAGATCTCGCCGACCGACGACGGCTGGCGGGCCGTCGTCGAGGTCGTCGAACGCAGAGCAGTCCCCGACACCCAGGACATCATCGGCCGCTACGAGATCGAACTCGACCCCGGCGCGACCGTCCACGGCTACCGCCGGGTCGACCGCTACCGGCGCGGCGACACCGCCCAGTTCGAGTGACTCGAGCGCGGGTTCAGTCGCGGTCGACCGACGCCTGCTCGAGTGGCAACGCCGGCCACCGCGTCGCTCACAGCCGTCGTCTTCTCCGCCGCTCGTCGCGCCAGTCCGGGCGTCCGCCGTCGGCGGCGAGCCCCGGGCGATCGCCGGGGTGCGGTGACTCGCGCGGCCGGTAGTCACAGCACCGGCCGGTGTAGTAGCGCCGGGCGAGGACCATCGCGGCGTTGAAGTCCGCGGCCACGGTGTCGACGTGGCAGTTCGGATTCGCGCATCGAACGGTCGTGTTCCGTTCTCGAGTTCCGAGGACGCCGCAGGCGTGACACTCCTGCGTGGAGTACGCTTCGGGCACCGCCGTCACCGGGAGTCGGTACTCGGCGGCGACGGCCCGCAGCCGAAGGTGCGCCGCGGGGAGGAGCCACGCGGAGACCCGATGTGCGTCGGGGTCGGTGAGCCACGCCCAGAGGTCGGGCCGGTAGTGGCTGTCCTCGGTGACCAGAACCGGGTCGTCGTAGGCGGTCGCGTACTCGCAGACCGTCCGCCCGGCGTCGTCGAGTTCGGCGACGATGGCGTCGCGGCGCTCGCAGAGGTCGTCGCCACAGACGGCGTGCGCGCCCCGCCAGTCCGGGAGGGCGACCGGGCAGGCCGTGTAGAGGTTGTATTCGCCGACGTCGACGCCGATCGCCGTTTCCGCGCGCGGGATCACCGCGAGCGGCGTCGGCGCGTTCGGACCGCAGCGATGCGTCTGTCGCGTCGGGACTTTGAAGGTCCCGTGAACTGTCAGTAGACATGGCTTGCGTCCCATGGCTGCGCGAGCCGCGCGGACCCGGTGCTGGCGGCACCAGTCCGCATTTTCCGAGCGGCCGTACGGACAGGCGGGACCGCGTGTAGCTCGCGTTACTTACTCAGCATCTCCTCCTCCAAAATAAGTACTCGGGCTATTTAGTCCGATATATCGGATGATATAGTCCGACAGAGGGCCGTGTTCGAATCAACTAAATGTCGATTCTCCCTTTCGACGATGATGAGAAAACCGGGAGATTGGATGCAACTCCCCACGGACAATTTCATTCTCGAAGCTCTCGATAAGGGTCTCGAGATCGGCCCCACGGCTATCGCGCGGAACATCGACAAATCACAGAGTACCGTTCACGAGCGGCTCCGTGTCCTTATCGAGTACGGGCTCGTCGAGAAAGTCGACGACGGCTACTACACGATCACTGACGCCGGTCACGCCTATCTCGAGGGCGAACTCGATGCGGATAGTCTCGAGGCAGACGACCTCGAATTGGATGACGGCTAACTGAATGTTGGTCGGCCGCTCGAGGCCAGTCCGCCGGATCAGTGAATTACACCGTCGAATTCAGTCAACTGGACAATCTATTGCTCGTATTCGATATCAAACCAGTGTTTCACTGCGCATCGGTTTCGGCATTGACGCAGCCGTGAACACGACACGCTATTCTACGGCCGTTCGGATCATCCGAACGATGTTTGCTTATAAATTCGCTCATCGGACCCAACGGTATGGTAAGGATCCGGACGATAGTCTGGTAGATGTATACACAAGGATCGGCAACTCGTGTGCATATTAGGGAATCAGATTCTGTCGATGTGCGGCCCCAGGGGGGTTGGATCGAAACAGTGACTCACCATCTTCTATTCACTCGGAAGTTGGCTGAACATCGCGATAACTACACGTGCGCACTGAACGCCTTACTATAGTCGCTCTTGAAACGATTTACACACCGATCACAACGCTGTCCTGCGATCGGGTGTGCATTGACTTTCAAGAGCTACTATAGACTACTGACTTGCTTTCTCGGCATGAATAGACCAATTGATATGTACACCAGAATGGTGGTGATCAAGATGCTCTTGGAGTAGTTCTCCTGTTTCGAATTCGACGTTGCAGATGTCACAGTAATACTGATGATGTGGCCATGGTGCAGTCTCTTTCTGAAGGTCACCGGGTGGATTCTTGTTTTGAATACTCTCGTGGCCAAGGATTGACGAACTGATTCGCATCGATATTATATCAAAATGCAAGAACTTTGGGTGATCAACAATAAGCTCCGAGAGTATGGCAAACGGAATTGCGATTACCACCACTACTACTATGATATCGAACGATAGTTCTGCATCAGTAGCAATCAAAACAGCGAGGATATCTTCGGAGACACCGAATACGATCCCAATGATAAAGAATTCAAGTAAACGCTTGATTTGACCTTGGGTCATATTCATTGTTCGATCGATCACTACATTATTCGACCACCACCGTTCTCTCATCCACGGCACTCAATCTAACCAGTACACTATCTCAGATAGAGTCAACCAAAACGTAGTAGAATGGTATGTTCCTCACCTGTACTGATCACCGCGCCGCCTAAAACGCAGAGTCTTATTTGTTACAATACAGTCAGTTAGTAGACACGATCTTGATCACGTCGCCCTCCTCGAGTTCGTACTCCTCACTGATCTCCCGATTCGACTTGGCGTCGACGGCGTGGAGGTAGCCGTCGCCGATGTCGGAGTGGACGGCATAGGCCAGATCCACGGGTGTCGACCCCGACGGGAGCAGGTGGGCGTCGGGCAAGACGTTGCCGCTGCCGTCGGACCACTTCGAGGCGTCCTCGACCGGGTAGGCGGTGAGGTGATCGAGCAGGCCGTAGACGGCGTGATCCAGCGCCGCCTGTACGCCGGTGCCGCCCCACTCGGCCATGGTGTCCTCGAGGCCCTCGAGGGCCTCCCGTTGGGCGTCGTTGACGTCGTCGCCGATCTCGAGGGTCTCGTCGCCGGGGTCGTACTCGACGAGGCCGTTGTCCGCGGCCCGGCGCAAGGCGAGTTCGCCCTCCGCCGTGGTCGGGATCACGGGCTTGTCGAGGTCGAGCAGGCGCTCGACGTTCTCCTCGGGCGCGACGTCGATCTTGTTGGCGGCGACGACGATCGGTTTCGTTCGCTCGCGGACCAGTCGCGCGAGTTCCTCCCGGCGGTCGTCGTCCCACTGGATCGGGTCGTCGGGGTAGTCCAGTTCCCGCAAGACCGTCGCGATCTGTTTGGGAGAGGCACCGAAACCCGAGAGCATGTCCGCCAGGGCGTC containing:
- a CDS encoding redox-regulated ATPase YchF encodes the protein MLSIALAGKPNAGKSTFYTAATMAEVDVANYPFTTIDANRGVSYVRTECPCLEREERCNAENCEDGKRYVPIELLDVAGLVPGAHEGKGLGNQFLDELTNADVIVNVVDASGGTNEKGEPVDVGDHDPLEDIDFVEEEMDLWLAGIVDRNWESVERKSRSPDFDIDDALADMLSGFGASPKQIATVLRELDYPDDPIQWDDDRREELARLVRERTKPIVVAANKIDVAPEENVERLLDLDKPVIPTTAEGELALRRAADNGLVEYDPGDETLEIGDDVNDAQREALEGLEDTMAEWGGTGVQAALDHAVYGLLDHLTAYPVEDASKWSDGSGNVLPDAHLLPSGSTPVDLAYAVHSDIGDGYLHAVDAKSNREISEEYELEEGDVIKIVSTN
- a CDS encoding GvpL/GvpF family gas vesicle protein, coding for MSNRYVYGVVEADTVEFETEAVAGAERVYTISHRRLGAVVSDIDTTDPEETDEDAQRHDEVLREIMDYDGGTTVVPMQFGMAFESDRALKNVLRGARPAFRRAISDIEGEVELGLKLVSEDGADVDREAIEAEVGERLDPIAAQTVENDLFSDRLVYNRSYLVAEDDRAAFDDEIARVEDDHDELMVRYTGPFAPYSFVDVKIGTQ
- the gvpF gene encoding gas vesicle protein GvpF — protein: MFVLDDLLFRPLVGIVNALHSIALDELYDIESLEAQLKENQLLYELGERDEDEYRRRKERLEADLEVARDVHERLSSGRVEVKG
- a CDS encoding zinc ribbon domain-containing protein, whose amino-acid sequence is MIPRAETAIGVDVGEYNLYTACPVALPDWRGAHAVCGDDLCERRDAIVAELDDAGRTVCEYATAYDDPVLVTEDSHYRPDLWAWLTDPDAHRVSAWLLPAAHLRLRAVAAEYRLPVTAVPEAYSTQECHACGVLGTRERNTTVRCANPNCHVDTVAADFNAAMVLARRYYTGRCCDYRPRESPHPGDRPGLAADGGRPDWRDERRRRRRL
- a CDS encoding winged helix-turn-helix domain-containing protein — its product is MQLPTDNFILEALDKGLEIGPTAIARNIDKSQSTVHERLRVLIEYGLVEKVDDGYYTITDAGHAYLEGELDADSLEADDLELDDG
- the gvpO gene encoding gas vesicle protein GvpO, halophile-type; amino-acid sequence: MAEADTQSRAQRKARTADGERCSRPAGEDGFCYQHDESDPTVSDSQASQEEEQGESKEIEEPRSRGTTHMTADEMTDPDEVEAEVDVEQEEIAGILAVRETVQSTAGQLIGHEFDGVSEISPTDDGWRAVVEVVERRAVPDTQDIIGRYEIELDPGATVHGYRRVDRYRRGDTAQFE
- the gvpA gene encoding gas vesicle protein GvpA gives rise to the protein MAQPQRRPDSSSLAEVLDRVLDKGVVIDVWARISVVGIELLTIEARVVVASVDTFLHYAEEIAKIEQATAEGDLDELEELEVEPRPESSPQSAE
- a CDS encoding Hsp20/alpha crystallin family protein codes for the protein MTDSTPDDRDRDESADDSDYENDSWLSSLLSALESLEGDTTSTAGRRRSDRAVFDYDISIRSGGDLTRDTSSERRSFGEGPGEETAARDRLRNRRVRSSGPSSDHHVATREHEGELFVTADVAGADPADVTVGFDDSTLVVAVDGTELDRIEVLWEERTSDAVINNGVLTVRVRRETTGGDEKTDDEGDAGGQT